The Natrinema amylolyticum genome includes the window CCGATCGCCGAGATAGTCACAGATCGCCGCTGTCGTGTGGACGGAGTCGGTTCCGACAAGGTACTGCATAGCGGCGCTACGGCGTCGCTATCGAAGAATCCTGTGGAAGACAGCGATCATAAGCAAGCGAGACTGTCGGATTTTCTGACCCAGAAAACGCGGTCGTGTCATTAATACGATAGCGCGGGACGGAACGCACGGGGGACGAGAGAGGCCATCCCCGCACGCCTTGGTGATCCCCCGACCCTCCCCGCATCCGATCATCCCGCGGGTCGCGACGCCTGCTCCCTCCGCCCCCGCGATTCCCCCTCGCGCGGGGGCATAGTGCGTCGTTCGACCCCCTCCTCACTGCCAGCGGAACCGGTGATATCGGGATGGCTTCGGCCCTACACGTTTGTCGACCGACGATGCGCCACTCAGTGGTGGCCGTACAGCGAGTAGGTGATCGCGACCAGTCCGAACAGTCGACTCACGTTCTCAAGCAGTGCGATCACGATCCGATCCGAACTGACGAACGTCGTGATCGCGACGTTGACCAGGAAGGGACACAGCGTCAGCAAGAGGAGCCCGACGGCGAGATAGAACATCGACGACGCGTCGTTGCGTCGGTAGCCCCGGTAAGCCTGGTACGCGATAATCGTCCCGAAGAGGGCGACGAGAAAGAGACTGGCGACGGTCAACAGCTCGAACAGCGTCGCCTCGTCGACTCGGACGACCTGGCGACTCATCGCATTCCCTCCCACATGCGAGTGAACTTGTCGGCGACGTCTTCCTCGCGATACGTCAACTCGAGAGCGAACGAGCCGTCCTCCAGCGACAGCTCCAGCCGGTCGAGGTTCGCGCTGTAGACGCTGTAGTGGTTGCCGTCGGATGCGAGTTCCGTCTCCTCGGTGACGAGATCGCACTCCTCGAGCCGGTCGAGCCGCCGATAGATCGTCGGGAGGGACGCGTCACACCGTTCGCTCAATGTACTGGCAGACATGGGTTCGACGCTCGTGTGGGTGAGGATATCCCGTGCGTACTCGTCGTCGAGAACCGAGAGCAATGTCGACAGGTCAGTTTCCTCACTCACTGGTATAGCTGTTCGTTCCGGCATAGGTATCAAAAGCGGTCCGGTTTTTCTGGATGAGAAAATACGACCGCGATTGTGGGAGAGAGGTGAACGTGTTTGGGCGAACGGCCGAACCCCGTCAGCACGCGAACAGTAGAGTCTCTTCGTCGGAGCCACCAGTTTTTCCGGACGGATAGCACCGATCATCCCGACGAGTTCACTAGCTCCCGCTCATTTCATTAGAGCCCCTAGTTCTTCAGAGGAGTTATGAATACCAAAAGCTGCGCATATCCTAATTTTACAAAACCACATGTTGAATTGCCACTCAGTATAGAGTAAGAATATCGTACTATACAGGCGAATGTCCCAGATATAATACAGGGAGGTTGAGTGGGTTTTCATGTTCCTCCAAGAGCTTCTCTACTGCTTCAAGTAGAGAGAATGCTTCCAATTTCCCGGGAGGAAAGAAGATAGTGGAATTCCTTACGCCTGATCTTCAGGCGAGTATTGAGAGGTGATGATCTTATTGGAGTAGGCAGTGGTCTCGTGGCGAATCTGCCGGACTTCTCGTAAGGCGTCATCGGCATACCACTCCTCCGCTGCTTGAACGGATGGGAATTCTAAGACGATCGTCAGGTCATGACACCATTCACCGTCAAGCACGGTCGGATCAAACGAAATAACGAGCGCCTCTCCGTTATGCACGGCAGTTGTCTCCGCAGCAACAGGGAAATATTCGTTCATATATCGGTCCCTGTCAGTTATCCCGTCAATAGCAATCACATATCCCTTCTGGGATTGGACAGGTTCGCTTGGAGTCGTTTTGTCAGCCTGCGTCTCATTTTCACGGCCACTCGCTGTTGCAGACGGTAGCATCCCAAGTGCGCCCGCTATAATCGCCCCCGATTTCAACACCGTTCGGCGCAAGACGCTGTCTGGATTTGGTTCGTTGGTCATGGTCACAGCCTCACTCGGCTACCACTGGTTCTTAACATCTTACATCGGTTCATGCCCGTCATTCTTGCAATTTATTTGTCTAACGATCTCGTTGGCGTATTCCTGGTGAATTGTCTCTCGTATCCTTCGATTCGGTATTCCCTGATTCAATTGCTCATTCTCACCCCCTGTCCCTTGATATCATATATTATTGTACAGTTCATAATCTTACTCGATAGGAAGTTTCCGAGGCCCTGCCAATCTTTGCACCCCCGCAAAGGTATTTGCGACTGCTCGGATGTAGCGTACGACATGGCCCGTCATCGTCACGCGCTATCCACAAACATGGGATCGGCACTGGATGCGATCCGGTTCTTCGCGGATTCAGCGAACAGCGTGCGCGTGTTCGAGGCACTCACCGCTGGACCGACGACAAGCCGCGACCTCGCAGAGCAAACCGACGCTTCACGGTCAACCGTCGCACGAATCCTCAACAAAGGTGAATCACGAGGGTGGATTACCTCCGAGGGGAGTCAGTATGAACTCACAGAGGTAGGGGAGATCATGATCGCTGAGTTTCGTGCCTACCTGCAGACTCTCGAGGGAGTCCAGCATCTCGGTGACGCTATCGAGTGGCTCCCACCACCCGTTCACTCGCTTAATTTCCGTCACTTCCGCACCGCTGAGATCATAACGCCGAAGACGCCAACCCCGTCCGGGCCATACGATCACGTGGCAGAGAAGATTCGCACTACGGACAGGGTCCGATCACTTGTTGAGGTTACGCTGCCTCGTTTTGTGACGCTTATTCACAAACAGGTCAACGAGCGACAGTTGGATGCCGAACTCGTAATCGAAGCGAACTGGATCGAGACCCTCCCTGCGGAGTCAGAGCAACTGCCGCTGTTGCGGGCCCGTGCAGAGCGGGACAGCATCTGGACCTACGATGGAGAGATCCCGCTTAACATGCATCTCTTCGATGACTCTGTGACGATTTGGTTAGGTGAAGAACGAGACGAAGAACGGGTCGTTCGGGGATTATTAGTCGCTGAGGCTCCCGCCGTTATGTCGTGGGCCGAGGGGCTATACGAAGACTATCAGGACGAGGGGGAATTACTTGATCCAATGAGGTTACAGACGAAGTAAGTAGTCCACTAGTGTAGAATGAGAGGTGATATTCTTTCAGGGTTCTCTTGCTCTGCCCATATTGTTGAGAATTCTATCATTATTAGCACCTACTTGATCCCTGATCCGCTTAGCACAATCGGAAAGTATTGGATTTTTAGTGGTTTGTGGCTCAGAGCATGCCGAATCTCTGGAGTACCGATCATTCCGACGAGTTCACCAACTACCGCTCGTTTCATTAGTTCCCAATGGTTCTTAACGTGATCGGGGGTTCATCTAAGCTCCTAACCGGTCAGTACAGGGGATCTAACGAACGTGCCAGACTCCTATCGAAAACAGTGAGTTGATTACAGAAATTATTTTATTATGTTATAAGGAGTGTTAAGGCAATTGCGTCGAACAGGTTCGTAATGGTGACTCAGCTCATGGATGGTCTCTGGCATATCGATTGTCGAACGTTCGATAAGCCGAATGTCTACGTAATCGATGACGGTGACCGTACCCTCGTGGATGCTGGTTGGCCTAGAGATGAAAAAACGGTCCGTGAAGAACTCGATGCGGCCGGAATCGATCTCACTGATATCGATCGCGTGCTGCTGACTCATTACGATGCCGACCATATTGGGACACTGGCGAGGCTTACCCCGGATCTGGACGCGCCGCTCTACATTCATAAAGAAGACGCCCCATACGTTGCTGGCAAACGTCTACCGTCGTGGACCGCACGAAACGGTGTCGAAGCGCTTCACCGGCTTTATTATCGACACTTGGATCTTCCGAATCTCTCTATTCGACACGTAGAGGATGGCGACACCATCGGCAAATTTCGAGCCTGTCATACCCCTGGTCACACACCCGGACATACGGTATATCTGCACGAAGACCTCGAGGTCGCATTTCTCGGGGACCTTGCCTATTGGATCGGCAACCGACTGCATCTTTCAGGTCGGGTAACCAGTCACGACCACGATCAAGTCGAGGCGAGCGTTCGAACCGTGCTCGACCGGATGCCTGAGTTCGAATACACCTGTCCTGGTCACGGCCCACCTGTTGCTGACGGACATACGCAGCTGGCAGACGCTATCGAGAAAACGAACTGAAAAGCGAAACTAGTGATCACCAGTCACTTCGCTTTTGTATATCGAAATGTGGTTTATTCACGCCAGATCGGCGAGGAGAACCGACACCGGCGATCGATCGATTTCGACCGAGACAGCTATCGTAGCCACTGAAAGTCAATGCACACCCGGTCGCACGACGGCTGTGCGATCGGCGTGTAAATCGTTTCAGTAGCTACTATATCCGCGAGCGGACGCCCACTCGAGCCAGTCGAACAGTCGCTCGAGCAACCGCTCTTCGCCGGCCGTCGAAAACCGGTGGCCTTCACCCGCGAATCGCTCTACCAGCACGTCGGTCTCGAGTTGCCGGGCGGCGGCGAAGCTATCGCCCGGCTCGACGACGTCGTCGTCGCCGCCGTGGAACATCGCGACCGGACTCTCGAGCGACCCGACGACGTCGTCGAACGGATACCGATCGAGAGCGTCGAAAAACCGCCGATCGATTCGCTCGCCGGTATCGAACGTCCACTCTCCCTCGCGTTCGACAGCGCTCCGGTACTCGTCGAACGTCCCGTTGGTCGTCACGGGTGCGCGCGTGGCGACCGCCTCGACCCGCTCGTCCTCGGCAGCGGCGTGGAACGCGACTTTCCCGCCGAAACTCGAGCCGAACAGCGCGTAGGACTCGGGATCGAAGTAGTCGACGACATGGCGGAGGTCGGTGAGTCGCGTCGCGAGCGTCGAGTCGACGAACGCGCCGTCGGACTCGCCACAGCCCCTAGCGTCGAATCGGACGGCGTTGTAGCCCGCCTCGCGGGCCCGTCGACACCGATACTCGTAGCTACCGGATTTGTCGCTGCGCAGGCCGTGACAGAAGACGAGCCAGTCGTCGGAGTCGGCCTCGTGACGGACGGCGGCGACGTCGGGAGCGGCGTCCGCCGCCGCGTCTCCGACCGGAATGCGATGTGTCTCGGGCATTTCGTCTCCCGCTAGTGACCGCTGGGACCTTGATATCGGCGTTTCCGCGGACGTCGGACGTCTCCCGTCGTGTCGATTCCGCCTCGAGCGACGACTCCGATCCGCGGCCGGTGAGCTCGGGCGAACCGTTTATCGCTCCCTGGCGGGTTGGTTCGTTCATGACCCGCACGACCTACCAGTGTCCGTGTGGCGCACACATCGAGTTCAAACAGGACCTCGAGAAGGAATCCGGCGTCCCGACGCCGGACTGGAAGTGCAAGGACTGCGGAACGCCGGTCCCAGGGATGACGGCCGAGAAGATCAGACATCAGCATCCCTCCTGAACCGCGGAGTTACGATCACGAGCGACGCCGAATCGGCCCTTCATAAACCAAATTATGGTATACTAAAACGCCCTTCGCACAGAACGATAAGTCTCGAAGGTCCACCGTCGACGGGCTACTCGGTTACCCCGTGCAGAGACGTATACTGAAAGTTATTCGCACGGACACTCGAGGATATTACTATACGATAGAATTATAATTTGATTTATCAGTGGCCTCGGTCTGCCGACCTGCAGATGTCCGAGACACACGACGAGCGACGAACCGAGCACCCTGACACGTCCAGTTCCGCGCTTCGCCGCCGATCGTTTATCATCGCGACCGGCGCATCGGCGACCGGAATGGTCGGCGCTGCGGGGGCGACGCCCGGTCGCGGGAAGGGAGACGATGCGCCCAGCAAACGCCGACGCGACGAATCGAAGCCGACCCGTTCCGGCGGTCACGGCGGCGATCCGGACCTGATCGCTCACCGCGGCTTCGCCGGCCTCTATCCCGAAAACACCGTCGGGGCGGTCGAAGCCGCAGCCCGCGGCGGACAGTCCTCGCACGCGCCGTCACGGGGTGCCGACATGATCGAGATCGACGTCGTGCCGACCGCCGAGAACGACGTCGTCGTCTTCCACGACGACCGACTCGCCGAACGCGACGGTGGCGAGCGCGGGCTCACAGACACCGAAGGCGTCGTCTGGGAGACTGACACGGCGACCGTTACGAACGCCGAGGTCCTCGCGAGCGGCGAGACCGTCCCCCGACTGCGGCCGGCCCTCGAGGCGATCCCACCCCACGTCGGCGTCAACGTCGAACTGAAGAACCCGGGCTCGTTCGACGTGGCCTTCGCGGAATCGATGCCACGAGCGGAACTCGAGGAACAGAAGGACCTCTGGCAGCCCTTCGTCGCGCGAGTGCTCGACGTCGTCGACGACTTCCACCACGAGTTCCTCTTCTCGTCGTTCTACGAGGCGGCGCTGGCGACGACCCGCGACGCGTCCGACTACGCCGTCGCACCGTTGCTCTGGAACTCCGTTCGGGACGGCGTCGAAATCGCGCGACGATACGAGGCCGAAGCGATTCACCCGCCCTACCACATGATTCGGGACACGCCGTTCTACGGCGACCAGCGATACGAGGAGGATGCCGGCTGGTCGGACATCGATCTCCTCGCCGTCGCACACGAGGAGGGCCGCGACGTGAACGTCTTCACCCTCGAGACCTGGTACCAGGCGGAACGGCTCGCAGCGGCCGGCGTCGACGGACTCATCAGCGACCACGCGGACGTGCTCCGGTTCGGCGCGACGAACTGAATCCGCGGCGTCCGGAGACGCCTCGCGTCCGGTCGCGACCGGGCCGCGTTTTTCCGATCCGTGAGACCGAAACACGGATTTAGGATCGTGGAACAGTATCCAACGAATAATGTCCCGTGGCGTCACCCGTACGATCCGTTCTTGCCGCGGTGATACCCCCCTCGAGAGGCGACGCAGCGACCGAAGCGGGGACTCGCGACCGCTGGCACGCCTCCGTTCGATAGCCGGGCGGGTGATCGCGTCGTGACCGAGGTAGCGATCACCGACGCGGTCGACGCCTATCTCCAGCGAAAGGCCGTCGGCGACCCCGACGGCTCGGGCGCGGGAGCCTACGCGTCCAACGCGGAATCGATTCTCCGGCGGTGGGCCGCCTGGCTCGAGGGAGAACACGATCTCACGTCGCTGTTCGCGCTCGAGGTCGACCACATGCGTGCGTACGCAGAGGAACTCCACCGACGGACGGAGCGCGGGGAGTACACCGCCTCGACCGCCGGCACCTACTACGCAGTGGTCCGCGCGTTCCTCTCGTGGTGCGTTCGCGGCGGCGTCCTGGACACCAATCCCGCGGCGACCGACCGTGCCGAGGCCGCGCTGCCGACCGCCGACACGCGGCCGTCCGACGACTCTTGGACGGTCGATCAGCGCCGCGAACTCGAGCGCTACGTCCGCGAGCGGGTGCTCGAGGCCGACTCCCAGTCGACGAGCGAGCGACGCACTCGACTGCGCGAGTACGCGATGGTGGCCGTCCTCGCTCACTCGACGGTCCGCGGGGCGGAGTTGTTCCGGGTACCGGAAGACGACCGGCGCACGGGCGCGACCTGGGACGACGTCGACTTCTATACGGGGACGATCCGCGTGCTGGGGAAGTCCCAACGCCTCGAGGACGTGCCGCTTCCCGCCCGTGCGCGGACGCCGTTGCGGCGCTATCGGGTCGTGCTCGATCCGCCGTCGAACGACTGGCCGCTGTTTCCGACGGGCCACGCGCCCTCGATCGCCGCGCGGGTCCGGTCGGTTCTGGGCGACCGCGGCCACGACGAGAGCGAGATCGAGGCGCTGCTCGCGGACGCGACGGCGATAGAACTCGCACGCGAGCGGTCGATCGCCCCGCCGGCGATCACCACTGAGGGGGCGCGGTCGATCCTGAAGCGACTCTGCGAGGCGGCCGTCGTCGACGTCGACGGGAACTATCTGACGCCCCGAGGCGTCCGCCGAGAACAGGACGAGGTGTACCGCCGCGAGGCGACGGCGTCGAAACCGAGCCTGCGCGCGTCGGTCCTCGAGCAGTCGATCGTCGTCCAGGAGACGCAGCCGTCGATCGATACGGACGGGAGTCGGCGCGACGAGCAGTCGGACACGGACTGACGGAGCGGCAGAACGGACGGCGGTGATGGGCGATGGACTGATCTCCGAAGCGTTCTCAGACGACGAGAAGCCACAGGACTACCGTCAGGACGAGCGTCAGCAGCAGGACGGTCGTCCCGATGCCGGTCCGGAGGTGGATCGTCGACGGACGACCGCCGTCGGTCGGCTGGCGTTCGTCGACGTCGACCAGCCAATCGGGCAACTGCCCCGCCGCCGCGTCGACGGCGAGGACGGGGTTGTTCCCGACCCAGTAACAGCGTTTGACCGCGCCGACGACGGCCCGGTCGACGGCGGCGTAGGTCTCGGTGACGCCCAGCATCGTCCAGCGACTGACGGCGTAGGTCGCGGGATAGACGACCATCGTCGGATCGCCGAGATCGAGCTTCGAGAGCGGCTTCCGGACGAGGACGAAGGTGACGGCCGCGACGCCCGTCAGGATCCCCGCCGTCTGGAGGTGGCTCGAACTGTAGGGGTGGAGTTCGCTCTCACCGCTGGGGTACGCGAACTCGAAATGGCCCCCGTGACCGTGGAGCGTCGGCGCGAGATCGGCCAACCCCTGCCACCAGACGCCGAAGAGGAGACAGGCGCCGCCGAGTCCGAGCATCGCGACGGTCTGGCCGGGCTTCGCGTCCGCGACCTCGAACTCGCTCTCGCCGTGGAAGAAGACGTAGTAACCGAGCTTGATGAACGACAGGAGGGTCCCGATCGCACCGAGCCAGAGCAGCCAGTACAGCGCCTGGAACTCCGGATCGCCGTAATAGTGGGGGTCGGCCGCGTCGAAGAGCATCCCCTTGCTCACGTAGCCGTTGAATCCCGGAATCGCGGTGATCGAGAGGGCCCCGAGCCCGAACGCGATCGCGGTCAGTGGCATCTCTCGCCAGAGCCCGCCGAGCTCGTACAGGTCCTCCTCGCCGGTGCGGTAGATGACGACGCCGACGGCCATGAACAGCAGGCTCTTGAACAGGATGTTGTTGAACAGGTGGCTCAGCGCGCCTGCAACGGCGATTTCGCTCGTTACCGTCCAGGCTCCCATCCCGATCCCGGCAACGATGTACCCGAGCTGGGCCTGGATGTGGTAGGACAGCAGCGCCCGCATGTCGTGTTGCAACAGGGCGAAGGTCGCGCCGTAGACGGCCATCAGGCCGCCCATGTACGCGATGTAGATTCCCAGGTCGCTCTGGGCGTCGACGGGGAACGCCCGGTAGAGGACGAACGCGCTCGTCTTGGTCGTATAGACCGAGAGGAACACCGAGGCGGCGATGTGGGGCCGCGGGTAGGTGTCGGGCAGCCACGTGTGGAACCCGATGAAGGCGACGTTGACGCCCATCCCGAGCACCGCGAGCAGCGCCGGGATCCCGTTGGCGATGCCCGTGTCACTGTAGACGAACGTCCCGACCTCGACGTAGTGGGCGGCGACCGCCATCATCACGAGCACGCCGCCGGTGCCGTGGAACAGCGCGTACCGGAAGCCCGCCCGGACCGCCTCGCCGCCGTAGTGCCAGACTACCAGCGTGCTCGTTACCGCCATCAGCTCCCACATGAACAGGAGGACGAGCCAGTCGCCGGCGAAGGCCGCACCGATCGACGAGGAGACGTAGACCAGCGCAAATGCGACCAGCGTCTCGCTCGCCTCGCTCGAGTAGGCATAGATGACGCT containing:
- a CDS encoding ArsR/SmtB family transcription factor, which encodes MSEETDLSTLLSVLDDEYARDILTHTSVEPMSASTLSERCDASLPTIYRRLDRLEECDLVTEETELASDGNHYSVYSANLDRLELSLEDGSFALELTYREEDVADKFTRMWEGMR
- a CDS encoding alpha/beta hydrolase family protein, with the translated sequence MPETHRIPVGDAAADAAPDVAAVRHEADSDDWLVFCHGLRSDKSGSYEYRCRRAREAGYNAVRFDARGCGESDGAFVDSTLATRLTDLRHVVDYFDPESYALFGSSFGGKVAFHAAAEDERVEAVATRAPVTTNGTFDEYRSAVEREGEWTFDTGERIDRRFFDALDRYPFDDVVGSLESPVAMFHGGDDDVVEPGDSFAAARQLETDVLVERFAGEGHRFSTAGEERLLERLFDWLEWASARGYSSY
- a CDS encoding Na(+)/H(+) antiporter subunit D, whose protein sequence is MAVELLSMAYPPLIVFAAALLVLVLPRIAGFAVGALSLAAVLAISLVAPGGEHLGGTFLGFEVVPFYVDDFSRMVGLGLGFLGICSVIYAYSSEASETLVAFALVYVSSSIGAAFAGDWLVLLFMWELMAVTSTLVVWHYGGEAVRAGFRYALFHGTGGVLVMMAVAAHYVEVGTFVYSDTGIANGIPALLAVLGMGVNVAFIGFHTWLPDTYPRPHIAASVFLSVYTTKTSAFVLYRAFPVDAQSDLGIYIAYMGGLMAVYGATFALLQHDMRALLSYHIQAQLGYIVAGIGMGAWTVTSEIAVAGALSHLFNNILFKSLLFMAVGVVIYRTGEEDLYELGGLWREMPLTAIAFGLGALSITAIPGFNGYVSKGMLFDAADPHYYGDPEFQALYWLLWLGAIGTLLSFIKLGYYVFFHGESEFEVADAKPGQTVAMLGLGGACLLFGVWWQGLADLAPTLHGHGGHFEFAYPSGESELHPYSSSHLQTAGILTGVAAVTFVLVRKPLSKLDLGDPTMVVYPATYAVSRWTMLGVTETYAAVDRAVVGAVKRCYWVGNNPVLAVDAAAGQLPDWLVDVDERQPTDGGRPSTIHLRTGIGTTVLLLTLVLTVVLWLLVV
- a CDS encoding tyrosine-type recombinase/integrase, whose translation is MTEVAITDAVDAYLQRKAVGDPDGSGAGAYASNAESILRRWAAWLEGEHDLTSLFALEVDHMRAYAEELHRRTERGEYTASTAGTYYAVVRAFLSWCVRGGVLDTNPAATDRAEAALPTADTRPSDDSWTVDQRRELERYVRERVLEADSQSTSERRTRLREYAMVAVLAHSTVRGAELFRVPEDDRRTGATWDDVDFYTGTIRVLGKSQRLEDVPLPARARTPLRRYRVVLDPPSNDWPLFPTGHAPSIAARVRSVLGDRGHDESEIEALLADATAIELARERSIAPPAITTEGARSILKRLCEAAVVDVDGNYLTPRGVRREQDEVYRREATASKPSLRASVLEQSIVVQETQPSIDTDGSRRDEQSDTD
- a CDS encoding MBL fold metallo-hydrolase, whose protein sequence is MVTQLMDGLWHIDCRTFDKPNVYVIDDGDRTLVDAGWPRDEKTVREELDAAGIDLTDIDRVLLTHYDADHIGTLARLTPDLDAPLYIHKEDAPYVAGKRLPSWTARNGVEALHRLYYRHLDLPNLSIRHVEDGDTIGKFRACHTPGHTPGHTVYLHEDLEVAFLGDLAYWIGNRLHLSGRVTSHDHDQVEASVRTVLDRMPEFEYTCPGHGPPVADGHTQLADAIEKTN
- a CDS encoding DUF1330 domain-containing protein, producing MTNEPNPDSVLRRTVLKSGAIIAGALGMLPSATASGRENETQADKTTPSEPVQSQKGYVIAIDGITDRDRYMNEYFPVAAETTAVHNGEALVISFDPTVLDGEWCHDLTIVLEFPSVQAAEEWYADDALREVRQIRHETTAYSNKIITSQYSPEDQA
- a CDS encoding DUF7521 family protein, with the protein product MSRQVVRVDEATLFELLTVASLFLVALFGTIIAYQAYRGYRRNDASSMFYLAVGLLLLTLCPFLVNVAITTFVSSDRIVIALLENVSRLFGLVAITYSLYGHH
- a CDS encoding helix-turn-helix transcriptional regulator, yielding MARHRHALSTNMGSALDAIRFFADSANSVRVFEALTAGPTTSRDLAEQTDASRSTVARILNKGESRGWITSEGSQYELTEVGEIMIAEFRAYLQTLEGVQHLGDAIEWLPPPVHSLNFRHFRTAEIITPKTPTPSGPYDHVAEKIRTTDRVRSLVEVTLPRFVTLIHKQVNERQLDAELVIEANWIETLPAESEQLPLLRARAERDSIWTYDGEIPLNMHLFDDSVTIWLGEERDEERVVRGLLVAEAPAVMSWAEGLYEDYQDEGELLDPMRLQTK
- a CDS encoding glycerophosphodiester phosphodiesterase, encoding MSETHDERRTEHPDTSSSALRRRSFIIATGASATGMVGAAGATPGRGKGDDAPSKRRRDESKPTRSGGHGGDPDLIAHRGFAGLYPENTVGAVEAAARGGQSSHAPSRGADMIEIDVVPTAENDVVVFHDDRLAERDGGERGLTDTEGVVWETDTATVTNAEVLASGETVPRLRPALEAIPPHVGVNVELKNPGSFDVAFAESMPRAELEEQKDLWQPFVARVLDVVDDFHHEFLFSSFYEAALATTRDASDYAVAPLLWNSVRDGVEIARRYEAEAIHPPYHMIRDTPFYGDQRYEEDAGWSDIDLLAVAHEEGRDVNVFTLETWYQAERLAAAGVDGLISDHADVLRFGATN